The genomic window GGAAATGGTTCGCGATTTGAGAATCGTTGACGAGGTGATTCACCGGCATGAATACAAAAAGAGCGCTCTGATCCAGATTCTGCTCGACATACAGGCAAAAATCAACTGGCTCCCGCGTCATGCCCTGAAGTGGGTATCGATGCGGCTCAATATCCCGCTCAATTCCATTTACACAATCGCCAATTTCTATGAGGCATTCAGCCTCAAACCGCGGGGTGCTCATATTATCCAGGTATGCGACGGCACCGCGTGTCATGTGCGCGGTTCCTCGGAACTTCTCGAACGGGTTTCCAATCTGCTCGGAATCAGTCCCGGAGAAACCGATTCGGAAAAGCTTTTCACCCTCCAGTCGGTGCACTGTCTCGGGTGCTGCGCCCTTGCCCCGGTCATCAAGATCGACGATCAGTACTTCAACAATCCCAAAGTGATCCAGCTTCAGAAAGTATTTGATTCGTACAGAGAAAAGAGGGAATTGTCATGCCAAAACTGAACTCATATTCCGACCTCCGGAAGTTACAGGAATTCATTAACGCCAGGCGCGATCCCAGCCGTACGTGCATAACGGTCTGCTCTGGCACGGGCTGTCTTGCCTACCGCTCCCAGGATATTTACGGGGCATTCGAGCGCGAGCTCGAAAAGCACGAGCTTCGGCATGTCGTTGACCTGCGAAAGACCGGGTGTTACGGGTTCTGTGAGCGCGGGCCGATCGTGGTCATCCTTCCCGAAAAGATATGCTATCTAGGTACTAAGGAAAAAGATGTTCCCGAGATCGTCGAGCAGACCCTCGTCAAGAAAAAACTGGTCGAGCGCCTCCTCTACAAGGACCCTGCGACCGGCGACCGTATCGCCCATATGGACGATATCCCCTTCTACAAACATCAGCACCGCACAATACTCGCCAGTAACGCGCTTGTCGATCCTAAAAAAATCGAGGATTACATCGCCATCGGCGGGTATTCGGCAGCAGCAAAAGCTCTCTTCGAGATGAATCCCGACAGCGTGGTGAAAGAAATTCGTGACGCCAACCTGCGCGGTCGCGGCGGCGGCGGCTTCCCCGCCGGAAGGAAATGGGATACCACCAAAAATGCGCCCGAGGAACCCAAATACGTCATCGTCAATGCCGATGAAGGCGATCCGGGAGCGTATATGGACAGGAGCCTCCTCGAAGGCAATCCACACAGTGTCCTTGAAGGTCTTTTCCTCGGTGCGTACGCCATCGGCTCTCACGAGGGTTTCATCTATGTCCGCCAGGAATACCCGCTCGCTGTGGAGAATACCGAAATCGCCATCAGACAGGCGCACGAGCTCGGACTCCTCGGGGAAAACATCCTCGGGTCGGGTTTCGACTTCGATGTGACAATTCACCGGGGCGCGGGAGCGTTCGTTTCGGGCGAATCGAGTGCCCTGATGACCGCCATCGAGGGAAAAGTCGGCGAGCCGCGGTCGAAATACATCCACACCGCGGTGAAGGGATTATGGGACAAGCCGACCTGCCTCAACAATGTCGAGACCTGGGCGAATGTACCGGCAATCATAAACAGAGGCGCCGGGTGGTTCAGGAGCATCGGCACCGAAAACAGCAAGGGCACCAAGATATTCTCCCTCGTCGGCAAGGTGAACAATACCGGGCTTGTCGAGGTTCCCATGGGCATCACCCTCCGGAAAATCGTGTTCGATATCGGCGGCGGAATCCTGAAGGGGAAGAAGTTCAAGGCGGTGCAGACCGGCGGTCCCTCCGGGGGAGTGATTCCGGAGAGCATGCTCGATATCCCCGTCGATTTCGACGAGCTCGACAAGGCGGGCTCGATGATGGGTTCGGGCGGCATGATCGTGATGGACGAGGAAACCTGCATGGTCGATACGGCGCGGTACTACACCGATTTTCTCGCCCACGAATCCTGCGGGAAATGCGTCC from bacterium includes these protein-coding regions:
- a CDS encoding NADH-quinone oxidoreductase subunit NuoF → MPKLNSYSDLRKLQEFINARRDPSRTCITVCSGTGCLAYRSQDIYGAFERELEKHELRHVVDLRKTGCYGFCERGPIVVILPEKICYLGTKEKDVPEIVEQTLVKKKLVERLLYKDPATGDRIAHMDDIPFYKHQHRTILASNALVDPKKIEDYIAIGGYSAAAKALFEMNPDSVVKEIRDANLRGRGGGGFPAGRKWDTTKNAPEEPKYVIVNADEGDPGAYMDRSLLEGNPHSVLEGLFLGAYAIGSHEGFIYVRQEYPLAVENTEIAIRQAHELGLLGENILGSGFDFDVTIHRGAGAFVSGESSALMTAIEGKVGEPRSKYIHTAVKGLWDKPTCLNNVETWANVPAIINRGAGWFRSIGTENSKGTKIFSLVGKVNNTGLVEVPMGITLRKIVFDIGGGILKGKKFKAVQTGGPSGGVIPESMLDIPVDFDELDKAGSMMGSGGMIVMDEETCMVDTARYYTDFLAHESCGKCVPCREGLRQMLRILNNITTGNGREGDIELLEELAEFMQVAALCALGKTAANPVMSTIRHFRSEYEAHIREKRCPAGVCKDLISYAIDKNSCIGCGTCAKNCPTNAIYEIRASAVSKDRVFAIDQENCIKCGSCYTVCPDKARAVIKTPVRSFAERV